A genomic region of Fusarium oxysporum Fo47 chromosome VI, complete sequence contains the following coding sequences:
- a CDS encoding general substrate transporter gives MSSHDDRKSSIEGGGIEKSTSPNIEHLEKSHGTVVEFDDSIEDTKPSKSVWLITFTVAMGGFLFGYDTGVISAVLVTIGDDLGHHLDSHEQELITSITSGGALIGALIAGLPADKYGRKLGIYIGCFLFLIGSIVQAAAFNIAAMTAGRLIVGFGVGSAAMIIPLYIGELAPAKYRGRMIAFDNLSVTLGQLVSYGLGAALTDVPHGWRYMIAIGGVPPIILAALLPRCPESPRQLIAHGKRDEAEECLRRVYPAATEEQLKSKLERLVWTVEVESSVVANKSLWWQFKQLHCVPSNLRALISACTVMAISQLGGFNTLMYYSATLFSLVGFNKPTAVAIVVGATNFLFTFVNLVVIDKLGRRIILLVTVLGMAVSMVIAAVAFHWIPISKDLVLQADSVNWAGIVVLVTIIFYVAFFATGVATIGWVGTELLPLEVRALGTMMNTVTCWSCNLIIASTFLSMMKSMTPSGAFGFYAGICFFGWIFVIFFYPEVKGLPLEEVRKVFENGFDVKLAKQMQRDLKTNSQASVASKA, from the exons ATGTCTTCTCACGATGACCGCAAGTCCTCAATTGAGGGCGGTGGCATAGAAAAGTCGACGTCCCCCAATATCGAACACCTCGAAAAGTCCCACGGCACCGTTGTCGAGTTTGACGACTCCATCGAAGATACCAAGCCATCCAAATCCGTTTGGCTCATCACATTTACCGTCGCCATGGGCGGCTTCTTGTTCG GTTATGACACTGGTGTCATCTCAGCTGTTCTGGTCACCATCGGCGACGATCTCGGCCACCATCTCGATTCCCATGAGCAAGAGCTCATCACTTCCATCACCTCTGGTGGCGCTCTCATTGGTGCTCTGATCGCTGGTCTTCCAGCTGACAAATACGGTCGCAAGCTTGGAATCTACATCGGTTgctttctcttcctcattGGGTCTATTGTCCAGGCCGCTGCCTTCAATATTGCCGCCATGACTGCTGGGCGTCTAATTGTGGGATTTGGGGTGGGTTCGGCGGCGATGATCATT CCTCTCTACATTGGAGAGCTCGCCCCAGCCAAATACCGCGGTCGCATGATCGCCTTCGACAACCTCAGTGTGACACTGGGCCAGTTGGTTTCCTACGGTCTTGGAGCCGCTCTTACCGATGTTCCTCATGGCTGGAGATACATGATCGCTATCGGCGGCGTTCCCCCCATCATCCTTGCCGCTCTGTTGCCTCGCTGTCCTGAGTCGCCTCGACAGCTTATTGCGCATGGAAAGAGAGACGAAGCTGAGGAGTGCCTGCGACGAGTGTACCCTGCTGCTACTGAGGAGCAGCTCAAGTCTAAGCTTGAACGCCTTGTATGGACTGTTGAGGTCGAGTCTTCGGTTGTGGCCAATAAGTCTCTTTGGTGGCAATTTAAGCAGCTTCACTGTGTGCCCTCCAACCTTCGTGCGCTGATTTCTGCTTGTACCGTCATGGCCA TCTCTCAGCTCGGTGGTTTCAACACTCTCATGTACTACTCTGCGACCCTGTTCTCCCTTGTCGGGTTCAACAAGCCCACCGCCGTTGCCATCGTTGTTGGTGCTACCAACTTCCTCTTCACATTCGTCAACTTGGTTGTTATAGACAAACTCGGGCGCCGCATCATTCTGCTAGTCACTGTGCTGGGCATG GCTGTGAGCATGGTCATCGCCGCCGTCGCATTCCACTGGATTCCCATCTCCAAAGATCTCGTCCTCCAGGCCGATTCTGTCAACTGGGCTGGTATCGTCGTGCTTgtcaccatcatcttctaCGTCGCCTTCTTCGCTACTGGTGTAGCCACGATCGGCTGGGTCGGAACAGAGCTTCTACCATTGGAGGTTCGCGCGCTTGGCACGATGATGAATACAGTCACTTGCTGGAGCTgcaacctcatcatcgcgTCTACTTTCctctccatgatgaagagcatGACACCTAGCGGCGCGTTCGGCTTCTACGCAGGTATCTGCTTCTTTGGCTGGATTTTTGTCATCTTCTTTTACCCAGAGGTAAAGGGGCTTCCACTTGAAGAGGTCAGGAAGGTCTTCGAGAATGGGTTTGACGTAAAGTTGGCCAAGCAGATGCAGCGTGATCTCAAGACTAACAGCCAGGCTTCTGTGGCGTCCAAGGCCTAA